DNA sequence from the Sphingomonas sp. genome:
CGGTCTTGAGGATATGGTGAACCAGAGCGGTGGTCGTCGACTTGCCGTTCGTCCCCGTGATCCCGACCACCTTGTGCGGCGGCAGACTCGCGCGCGCCTGCGCGAACAATTCGATGTCGCCGATCACCGGTACGCCGAACCTCGCCGCATGGCCCGCGATAGGATGCCGGTTCAGCGGCACGCCGGGCGAGACGACGACGCCGGCAAAGCCGGTGAGGTCCGTCTCAAGCGGATCGGCGAGCCTTACCTTGCCCGTCAAGGCCGCCCGCGCCTCCTCCTTCGCGTCCCAGGCCACGACCTCCGCCCCGCTCGCCACCAGCGCCTCGACCGTCGCCACACCGGAGCGGGCCAACCCCAGCACGGCGTAGCGCTTGCCGGCGAAGGCGGGGCTCGTAATCATCTGACCTTGAGCGTCGCCAGCCCCGCCAGCGCCAACACGAAGGAGATGATCCAGAAACGGATCACGACCGTCGGCTCGCTCCAGCCGAGCTGCTCGAAATGGTGGTGGATCGGCGCCATGCGGAAGATGCGCTTGCCGGTGCGCTTGAAGTAGAAGACCTGGATGATGACGCTCATCGCCTCCACGACGAACAGCCCGCCGATGATGCCGAGCACGATCTCGTGCCGGGTCGCCACCGCGATCGCGCCGAGCGCCCCGCCCAAGGCGAGGCTCCCGGTGTCGCCCATGAAGACGGCGGCCGGCGGCGCGTTGAACCAGAGGAAGGCGAGCCCGGCCCCGACGATCGCGGCGCACAGGACGGTGAGGTCGCCCACGCCCGGCACGTGCGGGATGCCGAGATAGGCGGAGAAGATCGCGTTGCCGACCAGATAAGCGATGACGATGAAGGCGAGGCTGGCGATGATCACCGGCATGGTCGCCAGCCCGTCCAGCCCGTCGGTCAGGTTCACCGCATTGCCGAAAGCGACGACGACGAAGGCGGCGAACAGGATGTACAAGGGGCCGAGATCGATCACCGGCCCGTTGTAGAAGGGGATGTAGAGATCGCCGTCGAACCCGCCGAGGATCAGCCAGCAGCCGAACAGGGCGACCAGGAATTCGCCCGCCAGCCTTACCCTGCCGGACACCCCGGCATGGTGGCGCTTCTTCACCTTGTCGTAATCGTCGAGAAAGCCGATCAGGCCGAAGCCAGTGATGATCAGCAGGCAACCCCACAGATAGCGGCTGGAGAAATCCATCCACAGCAGCATCGCGACGATCAGCGAGGTCAGGATCATCAGCCCGCCCATGGTCGGCGTGCCGCGCTTGGCGAGATGGCTCTGCGGGCCGTCGTCGCGGATCGGCTGGCCCTTGCCCTGGCGCACGCGCAGCCAGCCGATGAACTTCGGGCCGATGATGAGGCCCAGGAACAAGGCCGTCGCGGTCGCCGCGCCGGCCCGGAACGTGATGTAGCGGAAGAGGTTCAGCCCTCCCGGAAAACCCAGCTGTTCGGCCAGCCACAGAAACATCAGTCTTCCCCTGTTCCGAACGAGCCGGGAGGCGCGCTCGCCAGCGCCTCGACGAGGGCGGCAAGTCCGATCGAATTGGATCCCTTGACGAGGACGGCGTCCCCCGGGCCGATCGCCGCGCGGGCGAGATCGATGGCGGTCGCCGTGTCCGGCACATGCGTCATTTCGATCGCCGGGCCAAGCGCTTTCGCGAGCGCTTCCATCTCCGCGCCGACCAGGATGGCACGCTCGACCCGCGCCGCCGCGAGCGCCCAGGCCAAAGCGGCGTGGAAATCGGCGCTGCCCTCGCCCAGCTCGCGCATCGCGCCGAGCACCGCGATCCGCCGCCCGGCCACCTCCTCTTCGCCCAGCATCTTCAGCGTCGCCGCCATCGAGGCCGGATTGGCGTTGTAGCTTTCGTCGATCAGCAGCGCCTCGCCGCCCGCGACCGCGATGCGCCACCGCTCGCCCCGGCCCTTCAGCCCGCCGAGATCGGCCAGCGCCAGCCCCGCCTGGGCAAGATCGCCGCCCGCCGCCTGCACCGCGGCGATCACCGCCAGGCTGTTTGCCACCCAGTGCGCGCCGGCCTGGCCGATCGTGTAGCTCAGTTGCCCGCCGGACAGGGTCGCCGTCACCAGCGTTCCGCCCCGGGGCGCGCGCACGGCATAGGCCGCGCGCACATCCGCGCCCTCCTCCAGTCCGAAGGTCACGATCCTGTCGGCATGAGGCCGCGCGGCGGCGATCAGCCGGTCGCGATGCGGGCTGTCGAACGGCACAATCGCGGTTCCCCCCGGCTCCAGCCCCTGGAATATCTCGCCCTTCGCGTCGGCTATCTCCGCCTCGCTGGCGAAGAACTCCCGGTGCGCCGGCGCGATGGCGGTGACGATCGCGACATGGGGGCGCACCAGCCGGGTCAGCGCGGCCAGCTCGCCGGGATGGCTCATGCCCATCTCGAAAATGCCATAGCGCGTCTCGCGCGGCATCCGGGCGAGCGAGAGCGGCACGCCGGTATGATTGTTGTAGCTCTTGACCGAGCGGTGCGCGCGGCCCGGCGCATGGCGATCGAGCGCGGCGAACAAAGCCTCCTTGGTCCCGGTCTTGCCGACCGAGCCGGTCACCCCGATCACCCTGGCGTTCGTCCGCGCCCGCGAGGCGCGTCCCAGCTCATTGAGCGCCGCGAAGCTGTCCGCCACCCGCACATGCGGATGCGCCGTCGCCTCGCTGGCGATCGCGCCCGCCGCGCCGGCGGCGAAGGCCTTTTCGAGGAAGAGATGCCCGTCGGTCGTCTCGCCCTTCATCGCGACGAACAGGTCGCCCGGTCCGATCTCGCGCGAGTCGAAGGCGACGCCATCGACCATGAAATCGCCGCTGGCGATTCCGTCCGTCGCGTCCGCGATCTCGGTGGCGGTCCAAAGGGCCATCATTCCCCCTCCCGCAAGCGGAAAAAGAAGACGAATGCCGAGCCCCTCACGCCGCCTCCTCCCGCGCCACCGTCACGTCGTCGAACGGCATCACCTTGCCGCCGACGATCTGGCCCTGTTCGTGGCCCTTGCCGGCGAGCAGCACCACATCGCCCGGTCCCGCCTCGGCGATCGCCGCGCGGATCGCCTCGCGCCGGCCGGCCATTTCGCTCGCGCCCGGCGCGGCGGCCATGATCGCGGCGCGGATCGCCGCCGGGTCTTCGCTCCGGGGGTTGTCGTCGGTGACGATGACGCGGTCGGCGAGCCGCGCCGCGACCGCGCCCATCTCGGCGCGCTTGCCGGTGTCGCGGTCGCCGCCGGCGCCGAAGACGATGATCAGCCGGTCCCTCGCATGCGGCCGCAGCGCCTCGATCGCGCTCTCGATCGCGTCCGGCGTATGGGCATAATCGACATAGACCGGCGC
Encoded proteins:
- the mraY gene encoding phospho-N-acetylmuramoyl-pentapeptide-transferase, with amino-acid sequence MFLWLAEQLGFPGGLNLFRYITFRAGAATATALFLGLIIGPKFIGWLRVRQGKGQPIRDDGPQSHLAKRGTPTMGGLMILTSLIVAMLLWMDFSSRYLWGCLLIITGFGLIGFLDDYDKVKKRHHAGVSGRVRLAGEFLVALFGCWLILGGFDGDLYIPFYNGPVIDLGPLYILFAAFVVVAFGNAVNLTDGLDGLATMPVIIASLAFIVIAYLVGNAIFSAYLGIPHVPGVGDLTVLCAAIVGAGLAFLWFNAPPAAVFMGDTGSLALGGALGAIAVATRHEIVLGIIGGLFVVEAMSVIIQVFYFKRTGKRIFRMAPIHHHFEQLGWSEPTVVIRFWIISFVLALAGLATLKVR
- the murF gene encoding UDP-N-acetylmuramoyl-tripeptide--D-alanyl-D-alanine ligase, which produces MMALWTATEIADATDGIASGDFMVDGVAFDSREIGPGDLFVAMKGETTDGHLFLEKAFAAGAAGAIASEATAHPHVRVADSFAALNELGRASRARTNARVIGVTGSVGKTGTKEALFAALDRHAPGRAHRSVKSYNNHTGVPLSLARMPRETRYGIFEMGMSHPGELAALTRLVRPHVAIVTAIAPAHREFFASEAEIADAKGEIFQGLEPGGTAIVPFDSPHRDRLIAAARPHADRIVTFGLEEGADVRAAYAVRAPRGGTLVTATLSGGQLSYTIGQAGAHWVANSLAVIAAVQAAGGDLAQAGLALADLGGLKGRGERWRIAVAGGEALLIDESYNANPASMAATLKMLGEEEVAGRRIAVLGAMRELGEGSADFHAALAWALAAARVERAILVGAEMEALAKALGPAIEMTHVPDTATAIDLARAAIGPGDAVLVKGSNSIGLAALVEALASAPPGSFGTGED